The genomic DNA TGCCGCGACGCCGGCCGGGCACCGTCGGACATCGAGACGACGCTGAGTACACGGCTCGGCCCCACGGAGACCGCCGCCGACCTCGCCGCGCGGGCGCGCACGGCCGCGGGCTGGGGCATCGACCACCTCGTGCTCGGCGTCTCCCGGCCGTGGACCGCCGAGGCGGTCGAGGTCGCCGCCGCCGCCGCGAAGGAGGTCGCCGACGTGCCGTCCGCGCCGTGGCACACGGCCTGACCGGCACGAGCTGCGCTAGAAGCCGCGGCCCGGGTTGAGGAGGTTCTTCGGGTCCCAGACGGCCTTGATGCCGCGGTGCAGTTCGAGGACGTCCTCGGAGAGCTCCTCGCCCACCCAGCGGGCTTTGAGGACGCCGACACCGTGCTCACCGGTGAGCGTGCCGCCCAGTTCCAGGGCCGCCTGGAAGACCTCGTCGGCGGCGTCCCAGATGGCCTGGGGCACCTCCCGCTCGTCCTTCGGGTAGATCAGCGTGGGATGCAGGTTGCCGTCGCCCGCGTGCGCGCACGTGGGGATGTCGACGCCGTACTTCGCCGAGATCGCCTCGATCCGCGCGAACATCTCGGGCAGCTGCGACCGGGGCACGCCCACGTCCTCGGAGAAGATGTTGCCCGCGTGCTCGTAGGCGTGGAAGGCGGCCCGGCGCACGGCCAGCAGCTCGGCGGCCTCGGCCGGATCGTCCGAGACCACGGTGTAGTGCGCACCGGCGGCGTCGAACTCGCGGGCCAGCACCGCGGCGTCGTCGGGCGTGGTGCCCTGGCCGATGAGCATCGCCCTGGTCTCGTCCTCGAGGCCGAAGGGGCGCAGCGCCTCCACGCACTCGAGGGTGCGACGGTCCATCAGCTCCATGAGCGCCGGAACGACGCCGGTACCGACCACCGCCGCGACCGCGGCCGCCGCACTGACCACATCCGGGAACGCCGCCGCGACCGTGGTCGGCGGGATCGCCGGCGCGGGACGCAGTTTGACGGTGACCTCGGTGACGATGCCGAGCGTGCCCTCGCTGCCGCACAGCAGCTGGGTGAGGTCGTAGCCGGTGACGCCCTTGACGGTGCGCCGACCGGTCGTGATGATCCGGCCGTCGGGCAGCACGACGGTGAGCCCCAGGACGTACTCGCGGGTGACGCCGTACATGACGCAGCGCAGCCCGCCCGCGTTGGTGGCGACGTTGCCGCCGATGGAGCAGATCTCGAACGACGAAGGGTCCGGCGGGTACATCAGACCGTGCTCGCGGACCGCGCGGTCGAGATCGGCGTTGATGACCCCCGCCTCGGCGATCGCGTACTGGTCCGCGACGTTGATCTCCTTGACCGCGTTCATCTTCGCGAGCGAGATGATCACGCAGCCCTCGATCGCGCTGGCGCCGCCGGCCAGGCCGCTGCCCGCGCCGCGCGGCACGATGACCACGTCGTTGGCGTAGCACCACGCCGCCGCGGCGGCGACGTCCTCCGTGGTCTCGGCGAGCACCACGGCGAGCGGCACCGCGCCGTGCACCGGCGAGCAGTGGTCGACGGCGTAGGCCGCCGTCACGTCCGGGTCGGTGAGCACCGAACCGGTGAGCTGCGGGAAGCCCTCCAGCGAAGCCATCTACATCGGCATGAGGTAGGTGCGGCGCGGCGTGCGCTGCAGCTCCTTGTCCCGCAGCTGGTGCAGGCACTTACGGATCAGCAGGCGGGTGTCCTTGGGCTCGATCACGCCGTCGATGTATCCGCGCTCGGCGGCCAGCCACGGCGTCGCCATGAACTGGTTGTAGAAGTCGATGAAGGCCTGCCGGATCGCGGGGCCGTTCTCGCCGGCCTCCTCGATCTCGCGGCGCTTGATGATCGCCGCCGCGCCCTCCGCGCCCATCACGGCCAGGCGCGCCGTCGGCCATGCGAACACGAAGTCGGCGCCCAGCTGCTTGGAGCCCATCACCGCCCACGCGCCGCCGTACGACTTGCGCAGGATGATCGTGATCTTCGGGACCGCCGCCTCGACGTAGCTGAAGATGAACTTGCCCGACCGGCGGATGGTGCCGATCTTCTCCTCCTCGACGCCCGGGAGGATGCCGGGCACGTCCACGAGGAACACCAGCGGGATGTTGAACGAGTTGCACAGGCGCACGAACCGCGCGGCCTTCTCCGACGCCTGCGTGTCCAGGGTGCCGGCCATGTGCATCGGCTGGTTCGCGACGACGCCCACCGACTGGCCGTCGACGCGGGCGAAGCCGCACACGATGTTCGGCGCCCACAGCTCGGCGTACTCGAGGAAGTCGCCGTCGTCGAAGACGCGCAGGATCACGTCGTGGATGTCGTAGCCCGCGTTGTCGGCGTCCGGGATGATCGACTCGAGCGAGAGGTCGCTCTCGGTGATCTCGGGCTCCAGGCCCGGGTTCACCAGCGGCGGACGCTGGTGCACGGAGTCCGGCATGAAGGCCAGGTACCGCTTGACCCAGTCGAACGCGGCCTTCTCGTCGACCGCGACGTGGTGCAGGTTGCCCCACCGCGCCTGGTTGATCGCGCCGCCCAGGTCCTCCTTGGAGGTCCACTCACCCGTGGTCGGGCCGATCACCTCGGGGCCCGTGACGAACATGTACGCGTTGTCCTGCACGCCCACCAGTACGTCGGTGTTGGCCGGGGCGTACACGGCGCCGCCGACGCACGTGCCGAGGATCATCGAGATCTGGGGCACCATGCCGCACAGCCCGTCCTGGTGCCGGCCGAGCTCGGCGTACCAGGCGATCGACGTCGCCGCGTCCTGGATGCGGGCGCCGCCCGAATCGTTGATGCCGACCACCGGCAGGCCCGCGGCCGCCGCGAAGTCGTACAGCTTGACCATCTTCCGGCCGAACATCTCGCCGACGGTGCCCGCGCCCACGGTCTGGTCGTGGCTGAACGCCGCGACCTTGCGCCCGTTGACCAGGCCGTAGCCGATCACGACGCCGTCCTTGATCTTCGCGTCGCCGGGCGATTTCGCCAGCTGGTCGAGCTCGACGAAGGTGCCCTCGTCGAACAGCATGTTCATCCGCGCACGCGCGCTGGGCAGGCCCTTCGCGTCGCGGCGGGCCCGGGCCCGCTCGCTGCCGGGATCCTTGGCCGCCTCGAGGCGGCGGTACAGATCCTCGAGCTTGCCCGCGGTGGTGCTGAGGTCGACCTGGTCCGATACGTCCGTCACGTCTGTCACCCTATCCCCTGCCCGGAGCTCACCGGCCGCCGTCGGCCCGGTTGAGCTCGTCCGCCATGTGCGCCGCGATCTTGCCGATGTACGGCTCGTCGATGATCTGCAGGTGATCGCCACCGATCTTGACGATCCGCAGGTCCTCGACCACCGGCCCCCAGCCGCCGTCCGGCGCGATGTCCGCGAAGTTCGGCTCGAGCTCCACGGCACCGTCGTGCATGCGGTCGGCGCGGTACAGCGTCACCGTGCCGCCGAACCGGCCGTAGTCCGCCGGGTTCACCTTGATGAGCATGCGGTTGTCCACGAAGGACGTCCGCTGGTGCTCGATCATCGACGTCGGGATCTTCTTGTCGGAGAGCTGCACCAGCTCCATGATGATCTTGAACTGGCCCTCGTCGTCGGCCGCGGCCAACCGGTCCATGGGCAGCTCGATCTCGTCGCCGATGTCGTAGTTCTTGCGCGCGAACTTCTCCCAGCGCTCCAGCCGGGCCCGCTTCTCCGCGGGCTCGTCGGTGAGCGGGACCGTCGGGGCGACCACGTCGAGCAGGCCCACGTACTCGACCTCGCGGCCCTCCTCCTCCAGGGCGCGCGCCAGCCCGTAGGCGAAGGCGCCGCCGAGGCTCCAGCCCGCGAGGCGGTACGGCCCCTCCGGCTGGATCTCCTTGAGCTTCGGGAGGTACTCGGCGACCCGCTCCTCGATCTCGCCCTCGATGCGCTCGAAGCCGTAGATCGGCAGGTCCTCGGGGAGCTTGCGCAGCAGGGCCTCGTACGCCATCGTGTTGCCGCCCGCGGGGTGGAACAGGAACAGCGGCCTGCGGTCGGTGTTCTCGGGCTTGCGCAGGGTGCGGACGAAGCCGTCCACGGGAGTCGCCTCGTTCATGACGGCGCCCACGTAGGTCGCCATCTCCTCGATGTTCTTCGAGTCGATGACGTCCTCGATGTCGATCTCGCCGCCGGCGCGCTCCGACAGGCGCGCGGTCAGCTTCTCCGCCACGTCCTCGGACAGCACGTCGAGCTCGTTGAACACGCCGCCGGGGGACTTGCCCACGACGATCGCGTAGGTCGCGAAGGTCAGGCGCTCCGCGGCGTCGCGCGGGGGCACGCCGTCGCCCACGGCCGCCGCGACGGCCGCGCCGTCGAGCAGGTCGGGGGCGTCGCTCCCGGTCGTCGCGTCCGACGGTGCCGCCTCGGTGGCCGGGGCGGGCGCGGGGGCGTCGGCCGGGGCCGCGGCGGCGGTCTCGGCCTTGGCGGCGGCCTCCGCCTTGGCGGCCTTCATCATCTCGGCGAGCTGGCCGGCGTCGGCGAGTTCGCCGGTGCCCGACTGATGCTCCGCCAGGGCGTCCACCTGGTCGCGGTGCTCCACCGCGTACTCGACGAACTGCACCACGTCGTTGAAGGACGCGTCGCGCACCGCCTGGATCTGGATCGGCGGGATGTCGAACTCGTACTCGGCGCGGTTCTTGATCCGCATGGCGATGAGCGAGTCCATACCCAGGTCGATCAGCGGGATCTCCTTGGGGAGGTCCTCGATCTCGAAGCCCATGATCTCCGCGATGATCAGGCCCAGGCGGTGTTCCACCGTCTCGCCCGAGTCCGGGGACCAGCGCTCGCCGCTGCCCTCGGGCGCGGGGGCCTCGGTCTCCTCGGAGACGGTGATCGCGGGCTCCGCGTCGAGCCCATCAGGATCTGCCTCGGAGAGCTCGTCCATCTCCTCCACCGCGGGCGCGGCCTTGGTGATGAGCGGGGCCGCGGCGGTGCCGGAGGCCTCGCCGCCCACGACGACGGCGTCGAG from Tsukamurella paurometabola includes the following:
- a CDS encoding acyl-CoA carboxylase subunit beta, with the protein product MTDVTDVSDQVDLSTTAGKLEDLYRRLEAAKDPGSERARARRDAKGLPSARARMNMLFDEGTFVELDQLAKSPGDAKIKDGVVIGYGLVNGRKVAAFSHDQTVGAGTVGEMFGRKMVKLYDFAAAAGLPVVGINDSGGARIQDAATSIAWYAELGRHQDGLCGMVPQISMILGTCVGGAVYAPANTDVLVGVQDNAYMFVTGPEVIGPTTGEWTSKEDLGGAINQARWGNLHHVAVDEKAAFDWVKRYLAFMPDSVHQRPPLVNPGLEPEITESDLSLESIIPDADNAGYDIHDVILRVFDDGDFLEYAELWAPNIVCGFARVDGQSVGVVANQPMHMAGTLDTQASEKAARFVRLCNSFNIPLVFLVDVPGILPGVEEEKIGTIRRSGKFIFSYVEAAVPKITIILRKSYGGAWAVMGSKQLGADFVFAWPTARLAVMGAEGAAAIIKRREIEEAGENGPAIRQAFIDFYNQFMATPWLAAERGYIDGVIEPKDTRLLIRKCLHQLRDKELQRTPRRTYLMPM
- a CDS encoding FAD-binding oxidoreductase, yielding MASLEGFPQLTGSVLTDPDVTAAYAVDHCSPVHGAVPLAVVLAETTEDVAAAAAWCYANDVVIVPRGAGSGLAGGASAIEGCVIISLAKMNAVKEINVADQYAIAEAGVINADLDRAVREHGLMYPPDPSSFEICSIGGNVATNAGGLRCVMYGVTREYVLGLTVVLPDGRIITTGRRTVKGVTGYDLTQLLCGSEGTLGIVTEVTVKLRPAPAIPPTTVAAAFPDVVSAAAAVAAVVGTGVVPALMELMDRRTLECVEALRPFGLEDETRAMLIGQGTTPDDAAVLAREFDAAGAHYTVVSDDPAEAAELLAVRRAAFHAYEHAGNIFSEDVGVPRSQLPEMFARIEAISAKYGVDIPTCAHAGDGNLHPTLIYPKDEREVPQAIWDAADEVFQAALELGGTLTGEHGVGVLKARWVGEELSEDVLELHRGIKAVWDPKNLLNPGRGF